A stretch of the Bacillus licheniformis DSM 13 = ATCC 14580 genome encodes the following:
- the ileS gene encoding isoleucine--tRNA ligase, whose protein sequence is MDYKDTLLMPKTDFPMRGNLPNREPEIQGKWEDMDIYSLVQKRTEGRPMFVLHDGPPYANGDIHMGHALNKVLKDFIVRSRSMSGYHAPYVPGWDTHGLPIETALTKNKKVKRKEMTVAEFRKLCEEYAWQQIEGQKAQFKRLGVRGDWENPYVTLKPEFEAQQIKVFGEMAKKGYIYKGKKPVYWSPSSESALAEAEIEYHDKRSPSIYVAFDVKDGKGVLTNGEKIVIWTTTPWTIPANLGIAVHPELEYSVVAAGGARYVMASALIESVAKAIGFEDHEVVQTVKGKDLEHIVAVHPLYGRDSLVMLGEHVTTDAGTGCVHTAPGHGEDDFIIGQKYGLDVLCPVDEKGHMTSEAPGFEGLFYDQANKPITEQLEEKGALLKLDFITHSYPHDWRTKKPTIFRATAQWFASIKDFRDELLEAVKKTKWVPEWGETRLYNMIRDRGDWCISRQRAWGVPIPVFYAENGEPIITDETINHVSELFREHGSNIWFEKEANELLPEGFTHPGSPNGKFTKEQDIMDVWFDSGSSHQAVLEEREDLVRPADLYLEGSDQYRGWFNSSISTAVAVTGKAPYKGVLSHGFALDGEGRKMSKSLGNVVVPAKIMNQFGADILRLWVASVDYQADVRVSDAILKQVAEVYRKIRNTFRFLHGNIADFDPAKDAIAVEDLREVDQYILIKLNSLIEKVKKAYEEYDFAVIYHAVHNFCAIELSSFYMDFAKDVVYIEHADHKDRRSMQTVFYETLLALVKLIAPILPHTADEMWSHFTFVSEKSVQLTDMPETRDIPNAKETEEKFDSFMKLRDDVLKALETARNEKIIGKSSVASLTLYPNEEAKALLSSIKEDVKQLFIVSELAIGGTEADAPEDAQSFETGKIVVAQAEGETCERCRMVSKEIGEDPDHPELCPRCAGIVKTYYQN, encoded by the coding sequence ATGGATTATAAAGACACGCTCTTAATGCCGAAAACAGATTTTCCGATGAGAGGAAACCTGCCGAACCGCGAACCTGAAATCCAGGGGAAATGGGAGGATATGGACATTTACAGCCTCGTTCAGAAACGTACCGAAGGCCGGCCGATGTTCGTGCTTCATGACGGACCGCCGTATGCGAACGGCGATATTCATATGGGGCATGCGCTTAACAAAGTACTGAAGGATTTCATCGTCCGTTCGAGATCGATGAGCGGCTATCATGCGCCGTACGTTCCGGGCTGGGACACACACGGCCTGCCGATTGAAACAGCGCTCACGAAGAACAAAAAAGTGAAGCGCAAAGAAATGACAGTTGCCGAATTCCGCAAACTTTGCGAAGAATATGCATGGCAGCAAATCGAAGGCCAAAAAGCGCAATTTAAGCGGCTCGGTGTCAGAGGAGATTGGGAAAATCCATACGTGACGCTTAAGCCTGAGTTTGAAGCGCAGCAAATTAAAGTATTCGGCGAAATGGCGAAAAAAGGCTATATTTACAAAGGGAAGAAGCCGGTTTACTGGTCTCCTTCAAGTGAGTCTGCTCTGGCTGAAGCGGAAATCGAGTACCATGATAAACGCTCTCCGTCTATCTATGTTGCATTTGATGTAAAGGATGGAAAAGGCGTATTAACAAACGGCGAAAAGATTGTCATCTGGACGACAACGCCGTGGACAATCCCGGCCAACCTCGGCATCGCCGTACATCCTGAACTGGAGTACAGCGTCGTTGCTGCCGGCGGCGCGCGCTACGTGATGGCAAGCGCATTGATTGAAAGCGTGGCAAAAGCGATCGGCTTTGAAGATCATGAAGTCGTTCAGACTGTTAAAGGTAAAGATTTGGAACATATCGTCGCAGTTCATCCTCTATACGGCAGAGATTCGCTTGTGATGCTCGGCGAACACGTAACAACAGATGCCGGTACAGGCTGCGTTCATACCGCTCCAGGACACGGGGAAGACGACTTTATCATCGGTCAAAAATACGGGCTTGACGTGCTTTGTCCGGTTGATGAAAAAGGACATATGACGAGCGAAGCCCCTGGTTTTGAAGGACTGTTTTACGATCAGGCCAACAAGCCGATTACAGAACAGCTCGAAGAAAAAGGCGCTTTGCTGAAGCTTGATTTCATCACTCACTCCTATCCGCACGACTGGAGAACGAAAAAACCGACTATTTTCCGTGCAACCGCCCAATGGTTCGCTTCCATCAAAGACTTTAGAGACGAGCTTCTTGAAGCGGTTAAAAAAACTAAATGGGTGCCTGAATGGGGCGAGACACGCCTCTACAATATGATCCGCGACCGCGGCGACTGGTGTATTTCAAGACAGCGCGCATGGGGCGTGCCGATTCCGGTATTTTATGCGGAAAACGGGGAGCCGATCATCACGGACGAAACGATCAACCACGTTTCTGAACTATTCAGGGAGCACGGTTCGAACATTTGGTTTGAAAAAGAAGCGAATGAACTGCTTCCGGAAGGCTTTACTCACCCTGGAAGCCCGAACGGCAAGTTTACAAAAGAGCAGGACATCATGGACGTCTGGTTTGATTCAGGTTCGTCTCATCAGGCCGTACTGGAAGAGCGCGAAGATCTTGTAAGACCTGCCGACTTGTATCTGGAAGGATCTGACCAATACCGCGGCTGGTTTAACTCATCGATTTCGACAGCGGTTGCCGTAACAGGCAAAGCACCTTATAAAGGCGTGCTTTCGCACGGTTTTGCTCTTGACGGAGAAGGCCGCAAAATGAGTAAATCACTCGGCAATGTCGTTGTTCCTGCAAAAATCATGAACCAGTTCGGGGCAGATATTTTAAGGCTGTGGGTTGCGTCTGTCGACTATCAGGCAGATGTCCGCGTGTCTGACGCGATCTTAAAGCAAGTCGCAGAAGTGTACCGGAAGATCCGCAACACGTTCCGCTTCCTTCACGGAAACATTGCTGATTTTGACCCGGCGAAAGATGCAATCGCTGTGGAAGATCTGAGAGAAGTCGATCAGTACATTTTGATCAAACTGAACAGCCTCATTGAAAAAGTCAAAAAAGCGTATGAAGAATACGATTTTGCGGTCATTTACCATGCTGTCCACAACTTCTGTGCGATCGAGCTCAGCTCATTCTATATGGACTTTGCTAAAGACGTCGTTTATATTGAACACGCCGATCATAAAGACCGCCGCAGCATGCAGACCGTTTTTTACGAAACGCTGCTTGCGCTTGTCAAGCTGATCGCGCCGATTCTGCCGCATACTGCGGACGAAATGTGGAGCCACTTCACATTCGTATCGGAAAAAAGCGTGCAGCTTACAGATATGCCGGAAACAAGAGACATTCCGAATGCAAAAGAGACGGAAGAGAAGTTCGACAGCTTCATGAAGCTGCGCGACGATGTTCTTAAAGCGCTTGAAACAGCACGGAATGAAAAGATCATCGGAAAATCTTCGGTTGCCAGCTTGACGCTGTATCCGAATGAAGAAGCTAAAGCGCTGCTTTCTTCAATCAAGGAAGACGTCAAACAGCTGTTCATCGTGTCGGAGCTTGCCATCGGCGGAACGGAAGCCGATGCGCCTGAGGATGCGCAGTCGTTTGAAACAGGAAAAATCGTCGTTGCTCAGGCAGAAGGCGAGACTTGCGAGCGGTGCCGCATGGTTTCCAAAGAAATCGGCGAGGATCCCGATCATCCGGAACTCTGCCCTCGCTGTGCTGGAATTGTGAAGACGTATTATCAAAATTAA
- the lspA gene encoding signal peptidase II produces MNIPLLLFFFLLKCLNEEKQKLEERFVPYYIIALLIIGIDQFTKWLVVSKMEYGESIPVIDGFFQITSHRNTGAAWGILAGQMWFFYIITTVVIIGIVYYIQKHAKGQILLGIALGLMLGGAVGNFIDRVFRQEVVDFIHVTIVNYHYPIFNIADSSLCIGVLLLFIQMLLDGKKKKEL; encoded by the coding sequence ATGAATATTCCTTTACTCCTTTTCTTTTTCTTGTTAAAATGCTTAAATGAAGAGAAACAGAAACTGGAGGAACGGTTTGTGCCTTATTACATAATTGCGCTGCTCATTATCGGTATCGATCAATTTACAAAATGGCTGGTCGTCAGCAAAATGGAGTACGGTGAAAGCATCCCCGTCATCGATGGCTTCTTTCAGATTACGTCGCACAGGAATACAGGTGCGGCATGGGGCATTTTGGCCGGGCAGATGTGGTTTTTTTACATCATTACGACGGTGGTGATCATCGGCATTGTATACTACATTCAAAAACATGCAAAAGGACAAATCCTGCTCGGAATCGCTCTCGGTTTGATGCTTGGCGGTGCTGTCGGCAATTTCATCGACCGCGTGTTCAGACAAGAAGTTGTCGATTTTATCCACGTGACGATCGTCAATTATCACTATCCGATTTTCAACATTGCCGATTCATCTTTATGTATCGGAGTCCTGCTCTTATTTATACAAATGCTGTTAGACGGAAAGAAGAAGAAGGAGCTGTAA
- a CDS encoding RluA family pseudouridine synthase codes for MEHYDMTVHEEHKGERIDKYLTAVEADWSRTQVQQWIKEDRVLVNGNAVKANYKVQEGDAVSVQVPEPEPLDVTAEPMDLDIYYEDQDVLVVNKPRGMVVHPAPGHLTGTLVNGLMAHCDDLSGINGVMRPGIVHRIDKDTSGLLMVAKNDMAHESLVNQLVNKTVTRKYTALVHGVIPHDHGTIDAPIGRDKKDRQSMTVTRENGKHAVTHFEVIERFDDFTVVECQLETGRTHQIRVHMKYIGFPLAGDPKYGPKKTVDFNGQVLHAGVLGFDHPRTGEYVEFEAPLPDDMKNLLDKIRNKR; via the coding sequence ATGGAGCATTATGATATGACCGTTCATGAAGAACATAAAGGTGAACGGATTGACAAGTACTTGACCGCAGTTGAAGCGGATTGGTCGCGGACTCAAGTACAGCAGTGGATTAAAGAAGACCGTGTGCTGGTTAACGGAAATGCGGTGAAAGCCAATTATAAAGTTCAGGAAGGGGATGCGGTGTCAGTCCAGGTTCCCGAACCGGAACCGCTGGATGTCACGGCTGAACCGATGGATCTTGATATTTATTATGAGGACCAGGACGTACTGGTCGTCAACAAGCCGCGGGGAATGGTCGTTCATCCGGCTCCCGGCCATTTGACAGGGACGCTAGTCAATGGTTTGATGGCGCATTGTGACGACCTGTCAGGCATCAACGGCGTGATGAGACCGGGGATCGTCCACCGGATTGATAAGGACACTTCAGGCCTGTTGATGGTTGCCAAAAACGACATGGCGCATGAGTCGCTCGTGAACCAGCTTGTCAACAAAACAGTAACGAGAAAATACACCGCGCTCGTCCACGGCGTCATCCCGCATGACCACGGGACGATCGACGCGCCGATCGGCAGGGATAAAAAAGACAGGCAGAGTATGACGGTTACAAGGGAAAACGGAAAGCATGCCGTCACTCATTTTGAAGTAATCGAACGGTTCGACGATTTTACTGTCGTTGAATGCCAGCTTGAAACGGGGAGAACCCATCAAATTCGCGTGCATATGAAATATATCGGCTTTCCTCTCGCGGGAGATCCGAAATACGGACCGAAAAAGACGGTCGATTTCAACGGCCAGGTGCTGCATGCGGGCGTATTGGGGTTTGACCATCCGCGTACGGGAGAATATGTTGAATTTGAGGCGCCTCTGCCTGACGACATGAAAAACCTCCTCGACAAAATTCGAAATAAACGTTGA
- the pyrR gene encoding bifunctional pyr operon transcriptional regulator/uracil phosphoribosyltransferase PyrR gives MQEQEKAVVLDEQAIRRALTRIAHEMIERNKGMNNCILVGIKTRGIYLAKRLAERIEQIEGNKVTVGELDITLYRDDLSKKTSNKEPLVKGADIPADITDQKVILVDDVLYTGRTVRAAMDALVDVGRPSSIQLAVLVDRGHRELPIRADFIGKNIPTSKTEKVMVQLEEVDGRDLAAIYKK, from the coding sequence ATGCAAGAGCAGGAAAAGGCTGTTGTGCTTGACGAACAGGCGATCAGAAGGGCGCTGACAAGAATCGCCCACGAAATGATTGAACGAAACAAAGGAATGAACAACTGTATCCTTGTCGGAATCAAAACGAGAGGCATCTATCTGGCCAAACGGCTTGCCGAACGGATTGAGCAAATCGAAGGAAACAAAGTCACCGTAGGAGAGCTGGACATCACCCTTTACCGGGATGATCTCTCCAAAAAAACGTCCAATAAAGAGCCGCTTGTCAAAGGAGCGGACATTCCGGCGGACATCACCGATCAAAAGGTGATCCTCGTCGATGACGTGCTTTACACGGGACGGACGGTCAGAGCGGCCATGGATGCGCTCGTCGATGTCGGGCGGCCTTCATCCATCCAGCTTGCGGTGCTTGTCGACCGCGGCCACAGAGAGCTGCCGATCAGAGCCGACTTTATCGGGAAAAACATCCCGACGTCGAAAACCGAAAAGGTCATGGTTCAATTGGAGGAAGTTGACGGACGCGACCTTGCGGCGATTTATAAAAAGTGA
- the pyrP gene encoding uracil permease PyrP, whose product MSQKKVNLGVREVPKPLNWISFSLQHLFAMFGATILVPKLVGLSPGVALITSGLGTLAYLLITKGQIPAYLGSSFAFIAPIIAAKAAGGPGAAMIGAFMAGIAYGLIALLIQQLGTDWLMRLLPPVVVGPVIIVIGLGLASTAVNMAMYEDSGAKVLVYSAKHFGVAGFTLALTIICAIFLRGFFSLIPVLIGIIGGYLFALTQGIVDFQMVLDAKWFAVPDFVLPFVDYTPSAAAVGIGIAMVPVAFVTMSEHIGHQMVLSKVVGQDFIKKPGLHRSIFGDSVATMLASCIGGPPTTTYGENIGVLAITRVFSVFVIGGAAVIALCFGFIGKISALISSVPSAVMGGVSFLLFGIIASSGLRMLIDNKIDLENKRNLIISSVILVIGVGGAFIKISGFELSSMALAAIVGVVLNLVLPESKGDQDGIEIEEHI is encoded by the coding sequence ATGAGTCAGAAAAAAGTGAACCTTGGTGTCAGAGAAGTACCAAAACCTTTGAATTGGATATCTTTCAGCCTGCAGCATCTGTTTGCCATGTTCGGAGCGACGATCCTTGTGCCGAAGCTTGTAGGCTTAAGCCCGGGCGTGGCCCTCATTACAAGCGGGCTTGGAACGCTTGCGTATCTCTTGATTACAAAAGGACAGATCCCGGCTTACTTAGGTTCATCCTTTGCATTTATTGCCCCGATTATCGCGGCAAAAGCCGCCGGAGGCCCTGGCGCGGCCATGATCGGCGCATTTATGGCAGGCATCGCCTACGGGCTGATCGCCCTTCTCATCCAGCAGCTTGGAACGGACTGGCTGATGAGGCTTCTGCCGCCTGTTGTCGTCGGTCCGGTCATTATCGTCATCGGACTCGGGCTGGCAAGCACGGCTGTCAATATGGCCATGTATGAAGATTCGGGAGCAAAAGTGCTCGTCTACAGCGCCAAGCATTTTGGCGTCGCAGGATTCACACTCGCGCTCACCATAATCTGCGCGATTTTCTTGAGAGGATTTTTCAGCCTGATTCCTGTCTTGATCGGAATTATCGGCGGATACTTGTTCGCCCTGACCCAGGGAATCGTCGACTTCCAGATGGTTCTTGACGCCAAATGGTTTGCTGTTCCGGACTTCGTGCTTCCGTTTGTCGACTATACGCCGAGCGCGGCGGCTGTCGGAATCGGAATCGCCATGGTGCCCGTCGCTTTCGTGACAATGTCAGAACATATCGGACACCAAATGGTATTAAGCAAGGTCGTCGGCCAGGATTTTATTAAGAAGCCCGGGCTTCACCGCTCGATTTTCGGCGACAGCGTCGCAACGATGCTTGCATCATGCATCGGCGGACCCCCGACAACGACTTACGGAGAAAACATCGGCGTACTCGCCATCACAAGAGTATTCAGCGTATTTGTCATCGGCGGAGCGGCTGTCATTGCACTGTGCTTCGGATTTATCGGCAAAATTTCGGCCCTGATCAGCTCTGTCCCTTCCGCAGTCATGGGAGGCGTTTCCTTCCTGCTGTTCGGTATCATCGCATCCAGCGGACTGCGCATGCTGATCGATAATAAAATTGACTTGGAAAACAAGCGAAACCTGATCATCTCATCCGTCATTCTCGTCATCGGAGTGGGCGGCGCATTTATCAAGATCTCAGGGTTTGAGCTGTCAAGCATGGCGCTTGCGGCGATCGTCGGAGTGGTTTTAAACCTTGTCCTGCCTGAATCAAAGGGAGATCAGGACGGAATTGAAATAGAAGAGCATATTTAA
- a CDS encoding aspartate carbamoyltransferase catalytic subunit, whose amino-acid sequence MKHLTAMNELSLEDIHELIEEARELKKGKSDSVLSGKFAANLFFEPSTRTRFSFEVAEKKLGMNVLNLDGVSTSVQKGESLYDTVKTLESIGADVCVIRHSHDHYYDELIGHVGIPVINAGDGCGQHPTQSLLDLMTIHEEWGRFAGLTVSIHGDIKHSRVARSNAEVLTRLGAKVLFSGPDEWRDEDNPYGTYVSPDEAVAHSDVVMLLRIQHERHEKKAAERDYLETFGLSLKRAELLKKDAVIMHPAPVNRGVEIDSALVESGRSRIFKQMENGVYIRMAVLKRALLNGENKKRGDQAYVLFN is encoded by the coding sequence ATGAAACACTTGACCGCAATGAATGAGCTTAGTCTTGAGGATATTCACGAGCTGATTGAAGAGGCGAGAGAGCTGAAAAAAGGCAAGTCCGATTCCGTTCTCTCCGGAAAGTTCGCTGCCAACCTGTTTTTTGAACCGAGCACAAGAACGCGCTTCAGCTTCGAAGTGGCTGAAAAGAAACTCGGCATGAATGTGTTGAACCTGGACGGTGTTTCAACGAGCGTACAAAAAGGAGAATCGTTGTACGATACCGTCAAGACCCTCGAATCCATCGGCGCTGATGTATGTGTGATCAGACACTCTCATGATCATTATTACGATGAACTCATCGGACATGTCGGCATTCCGGTGATCAATGCCGGAGACGGCTGCGGTCAGCATCCCACTCAGTCTTTGCTCGATTTGATGACGATTCACGAGGAATGGGGCAGATTTGCCGGACTGACGGTATCCATACACGGAGATATCAAGCACAGCAGAGTGGCAAGGTCCAATGCCGAAGTGCTGACAAGACTCGGAGCAAAGGTTCTTTTCTCAGGTCCAGACGAATGGCGGGATGAAGACAATCCATACGGGACATATGTGTCGCCTGACGAAGCGGTTGCACATTCGGATGTCGTGATGCTTCTCCGGATTCAGCACGAACGGCATGAGAAAAAGGCGGCAGAACGCGATTATCTCGAAACATTCGGATTGTCGCTCAAGCGGGCGGAGCTCTTGAAAAAAGACGCGGTCATCATGCACCCCGCACCTGTCAACCGAGGCGTCGAGATTGACAGTGCACTGGTCGAATCCGGCCGGTCGAGGATTTTTAAACAAATGGAAAACGGAGTATATATCAGAATGGCGGTTTTAAAAAGAGCGCTTCTAAACGGCGAAAACAAAAAAAGGGGAGATCAGGCTTATGTCTTATTTAATTAA
- a CDS encoding dihydroorotase produces MSYLIKNGFMLDEKGEKVQRDIRVEGDAISEIGSLEAASGETVIDADGLFVSPGLVDLHVHFREPGGEKKETIETGAKAAARGGFTTVAAMPNTRPVPDTKEQMEWLVNRIDETASVRVLPYASITIRQTGREMTDFEGLKDAGAFAFTDDGVGVQTAGMMYEAMKKAASINKAIVAHCEDNSLIYGGSVHDGEFAKANGLNGIPSVCEAVHIARDVLLAEAAGCHYHVCHISTKESVRVVRDAKKAGIRVTAEVTPHHLLLSDSDIPGLDTNYKMNPPLRSPEDREALLEGLRDGTIDFIATDHAPHTEEEKQQTMSLAPFGIVGLETAFPLLYTHFVKTGKWTLKQLHDYMTVKPCEAFGLPYGKLEAGRSADITLIDLEREEKIDKSTFLSKGKNTPFDGISCFGWPAMTMAKGKLVYQEGRLVK; encoded by the coding sequence ATGTCTTATTTAATTAAAAACGGCTTCATGCTCGACGAAAAAGGCGAAAAAGTACAGCGCGATATCAGGGTTGAAGGCGATGCAATCAGCGAGATCGGAAGCCTTGAGGCCGCTTCGGGGGAAACGGTCATCGATGCGGATGGACTTTTCGTCTCGCCAGGGCTTGTTGACCTTCACGTTCACTTCAGAGAGCCGGGCGGCGAGAAGAAAGAAACGATCGAAACAGGTGCAAAAGCCGCAGCGAGAGGCGGGTTTACAACTGTCGCCGCAATGCCGAATACCCGGCCTGTCCCCGATACGAAAGAGCAGATGGAGTGGCTTGTCAACCGCATTGACGAAACGGCATCAGTGAGAGTGCTGCCGTATGCTTCAATCACCATCAGGCAAACAGGTCGGGAAATGACCGATTTCGAAGGGCTGAAAGACGCCGGCGCGTTCGCGTTTACCGATGACGGCGTCGGCGTTCAAACGGCGGGGATGATGTATGAAGCGATGAAAAAAGCGGCTTCGATTAATAAAGCGATCGTCGCTCACTGTGAAGACAATTCACTGATCTACGGCGGCAGTGTACACGATGGGGAATTTGCCAAAGCCAACGGTTTAAACGGGATTCCTTCGGTGTGCGAAGCGGTTCACATCGCAAGGGATGTGCTTCTTGCCGAAGCGGCAGGCTGCCATTACCACGTCTGTCATATCAGCACGAAGGAATCGGTCAGGGTCGTCCGCGACGCCAAAAAAGCGGGAATCCGCGTGACGGCGGAAGTGACGCCGCACCATCTGCTCCTTTCAGACAGCGACATTCCCGGCCTTGATACGAATTATAAAATGAATCCGCCGCTTAGAAGTCCGGAAGACAGGGAAGCGCTCCTTGAGGGGCTTAGAGACGGAACAATTGATTTTATCGCAACGGATCATGCCCCGCATACAGAAGAAGAAAAACAACAGACAATGAGCCTTGCGCCTTTTGGAATTGTCGGCTTGGAGACGGCTTTTCCGCTCCTTTACACGCACTTTGTCAAAACAGGCAAATGGACGCTGAAACAGCTGCACGATTATATGACGGTCAAACCTTGCGAGGCGTTCGGGCTGCCGTACGGGAAGCTTGAAGCCGGACGGTCCGCGGATATTACGCTCATTGATCTTGAACGCGAAGAAAAAATTGATAAAAGCACCTTTCTTTCTAAAGGGAAAAACACGCCGTTTGACGGCATCAGCTGCTTCGGCTGGCCGGCTATGACAATGGCAAAGGGAAAACTCGTTTACCAAGAGGGGAGACTTGTAAAATGA
- a CDS encoding carbamoyl phosphate synthase small subunit, which produces MKRRLILENGTIFEGEAFGSLENTMGEVVFNTGMTGYQEILSDPSYCGQIVTLTYPLIGNYGINRDDFESITPYVKGFIVKELCQLPSNWRSAYTLDEYLKMKNIPGLSGIDTRKLTRMIRTAGTLKGVFAGPEEDAGALVQKLKETNLPTDQVSQVSTKTAYPSPGRGKRIVLVDFGMKHGILRELNKRKCDVIVVPHNITAEEVMQLKPDGVMLSNGPGDPTDVPEAIAMIQNILGKVPLFGICLGHQLFALACGAKTEKMKFGHRGSNHPVKELETGRVSITAQNHGYTVSSVENTPLEVTHVAINDDTIEGLKHKHEPAFTVQYHPEASPGPEDANHLFDQFLDMIETTEKEGEAVCLNA; this is translated from the coding sequence ATGAAAAGACGTCTTATATTAGAAAACGGAACGATTTTTGAAGGGGAAGCATTCGGCAGCCTGGAAAACACCATGGGAGAAGTCGTCTTCAACACGGGGATGACAGGCTATCAGGAAATCCTCTCAGACCCGTCATACTGCGGACAAATTGTCACCCTGACCTACCCTTTGATCGGGAACTACGGGATCAACAGAGACGACTTTGAATCCATCACCCCTTATGTAAAAGGGTTTATCGTAAAGGAATTATGTCAACTTCCATCAAACTGGCGCTCTGCTTATACACTTGATGAATATTTAAAAATGAAAAACATCCCGGGACTCTCAGGGATAGACACGAGAAAGCTGACAAGAATGATCAGAACGGCAGGTACGCTGAAAGGGGTATTTGCCGGCCCTGAAGAAGATGCTGGGGCTTTGGTTCAAAAGCTGAAAGAAACGAACCTTCCGACCGATCAGGTCAGCCAAGTATCAACAAAAACGGCATATCCGAGCCCTGGGAGAGGGAAGCGAATCGTGCTCGTCGATTTCGGAATGAAACACGGCATCTTAAGGGAGCTGAACAAGCGCAAATGCGATGTGATCGTCGTTCCCCACAATATAACGGCAGAAGAAGTGATGCAGCTGAAGCCTGACGGCGTAATGCTGTCAAACGGACCCGGAGATCCAACGGACGTACCGGAAGCGATTGCGATGATCCAAAACATTCTCGGCAAGGTTCCGCTGTTCGGCATCTGTCTCGGCCATCAGCTGTTTGCCCTCGCCTGTGGAGCAAAGACGGAGAAAATGAAGTTCGGACACCGCGGTTCCAACCATCCGGTTAAAGAGCTTGAAACCGGCAGAGTATCAATTACGGCTCAAAACCACGGCTATACCGTATCGTCTGTTGAAAACACGCCGCTTGAAGTGACCCATGTGGCGATAAACGACGACACAATCGAAGGGCTTAAACATAAACACGAACCGGCTTTTACGGTTCAATACCATCCTGAAGCTTCACCGGGGCCGGAAGACGCAAACCATTTATTTGATCAATTTTTAGACATGATTGAAACCACAGAGAAAGAAGGGGAAGCGGTATGCCTAAACGCGTAG